The following are encoded in a window of Mycobacterium vicinigordonae genomic DNA:
- a CDS encoding WXG100 family type VII secretion target, with protein MTINYQFGDVDAHGALIRAQAANLEAEHQAIVRDVLAAGDFWGGAGSVACQEFITQLGRNFQVIYEQANAHGQKVQSAGSNMAQTDSAVGSSWA; from the coding sequence ATGACGATCAATTACCAGTTCGGCGACGTCGACGCTCACGGTGCGCTCATCCGCGCGCAGGCCGCCAACTTGGAGGCCGAGCACCAGGCCATCGTTCGCGATGTGCTGGCTGCCGGTGACTTCTGGGGCGGCGCCGGTTCGGTGGCTTGCCAAGAGTTCATCACCCAGTTGGGTCGCAACTTCCAGGTGATCTACGAGCAGGCCAACGCTCACGGCCAAAAGGTCCAGAGCGCCGGCAGCAACATGGCGCAGACCGACAGCGCCGTCGGGTCCAGCTGGGCCTGA
- a CDS encoding WXG100 family type VII secretion target: MATRFMTDPHSMRAMAGRFETHAQTVEDEARRMMASSQNISGAGWSGLAEATSMDTMTQMNQAFRNIVNMLHGVRDGLIRDANNYEQQEQASQQILSS, encoded by the coding sequence ATGGCAACTCGCTTTATGACCGACCCGCACTCGATGCGGGCGATGGCGGGTCGTTTCGAGACTCACGCACAGACGGTGGAAGACGAGGCTCGCCGGATGATGGCGTCCTCGCAGAACATCTCCGGCGCCGGCTGGAGTGGTCTGGCCGAGGCCACCTCGATGGACACGATGACCCAGATGAACCAGGCCTTCCGCAACATCGTGAACATGCTTCACGGGGTTCGCGACGGTCTGATCCGTGACGCCAACAACTACGAGCAGCAAGAGCAGGCGTCGCAGCAGATTCTGAGCAGCTAG
- a CDS encoding phospholipase C, whose product MTRRQFLAKAAAASTAGAFMDLAGPIIEKAYGAGPCNGHLTDIEHIVLLMQENRSFDHYFGTLSGVSGFGDTTPPNVFQQKGWNPATQANDPAGTTIPFRFDTTRGPLVAGECVNDPDHSWTAMHQSWNGGANDGWLPAQAAHSPLQGNTPVTMGYYTRADIPIHHLLADTFTICDRYFCSLLGGTTPNRLYWMSAWIDPEGTHGGPVLVEPNIQPLQQYSWETMPDRLEAAGVSWKVYQNKLLGPLNNTVIGYNGLINDFKQAADPRSNLARYGIAPTYPMDFFSDVRNNRLPKVSWLLPGFLLSEHPAFPVSIGAVGIVDALRILLSNPAVWEKTALIVNYDENGGFFDHVIPPTAPPNTPGEYVTVADINSVSGSGGIRGPIGLGFRVPCIVISPYSRGPLVCHNTFDHTSTLKLISTRFGVPVPNLSAWRNSVVGDMTSAFNFAVPPNPSKPHLDHPRLAALPKLPQCVPNAVLGTTTKTSIPYRVPFPQSMPTQETQPTRGTPSGLC is encoded by the coding sequence ATGACCCGTCGACAATTTTTGGCGAAGGCTGCCGCCGCCAGCACCGCCGGCGCATTCATGGACCTTGCCGGGCCGATAATCGAAAAAGCCTACGGCGCCGGTCCCTGCAACGGTCATTTGACCGACATCGAACACATTGTGCTGTTAATGCAGGAGAACCGTTCCTTCGACCACTACTTCGGCACCCTTTCGGGTGTATCGGGATTCGGGGACACCACGCCTCCGAACGTGTTTCAGCAAAAGGGATGGAACCCGGCGACACAGGCGAACGACCCTGCCGGGACAACCATTCCGTTCCGGTTCGACACCACCCGTGGCCCGCTGGTCGCCGGTGAATGCGTGAACGACCCCGATCACAGCTGGACCGCCATGCACCAGTCCTGGAACGGAGGCGCCAACGACGGCTGGCTACCGGCGCAGGCGGCGCACAGCCCTCTGCAGGGCAACACCCCGGTGACCATGGGATATTACACGCGAGCCGACATCCCGATTCACCATCTGCTCGCCGACACCTTCACGATCTGCGACCGCTACTTCTGTTCGTTGCTGGGCGGTACCACGCCGAATCGGCTCTATTGGATGAGCGCCTGGATCGACCCGGAGGGCACGCACGGCGGGCCCGTGCTCGTAGAACCCAATATCCAGCCGTTACAGCAGTACAGCTGGGAGACCATGCCGGATCGCCTGGAAGCTGCTGGGGTCAGCTGGAAGGTGTACCAGAACAAGTTGCTAGGTCCACTGAACAACACGGTCATCGGCTACAACGGCCTGATCAACGATTTCAAGCAGGCGGCCGACCCGCGGTCGAACCTGGCCCGCTACGGCATCGCACCGACCTATCCGATGGACTTTTTCTCCGACGTCCGCAACAACAGACTGCCTAAGGTCTCCTGGCTGCTCCCGGGGTTTCTGCTGTCCGAACATCCGGCGTTCCCGGTTTCGATTGGGGCGGTGGGCATTGTCGACGCGCTCCGGATCCTGCTGTCCAATCCGGCGGTGTGGGAGAAGACCGCGCTGATCGTCAATTACGACGAGAACGGCGGCTTCTTCGACCATGTCATACCGCCGACAGCGCCACCGAATACCCCGGGCGAATACGTGACCGTCGCCGACATCAACTCGGTTTCCGGTTCAGGCGGGATCCGCGGTCCGATTGGCTTGGGATTTCGCGTACCGTGCATCGTCATCTCGCCGTACAGTCGCGGTCCGCTGGTGTGTCACAACACTTTCGACCACACTTCGACGCTGAAACTGATCAGCACCCGCTTCGGGGTGCCGGTGCCCAACCTCAGCGCCTGGCGCAATAGTGTCGTCGGCGATATGACCTCGGCGTTCAATTTCGCGGTCCCGCCGAATCCCTCGAAACCGCATCTGGACCACCCGCGGCTGGCCGCGCTGCCGAAATTGCCGCAGTGCGTCCCCAACGCTGTGCTGGGCACGACGACGAAGACCTCGATTCCGTATCGCGTGCCGTTCCCGCAATCCATGCCCACCCAGGAAACCCAGCCCACCCGAGGCACCCCAAGCGGCCTCTGTTAG
- a CDS encoding GAP family protein, with the protein MWCTVLVLALVATADPIRIGVSAVLSSRPRAAGPLLAFWLGGMAISVVLAAGVLFGLRDVAVTAMHRVQLAAATTTAAHIQIMLGSLALLVAVAVVGLSSRRRTRPGLGAPGPSPSAFARMSTRANHALETRPLGVAFALGMGMLVDFRFLAALTAILASDAAMRVQVGAAGVYTLIALAFVELPLISQFAAPARTDRVMAAVNQWAKARRQQVSAAVIALLGAFLMSRGLGHA; encoded by the coding sequence ATGTGGTGCACGGTGCTGGTGTTAGCTCTTGTTGCTACCGCCGACCCGATTCGGATCGGTGTCAGCGCCGTTTTGTCGTCGCGGCCCAGGGCGGCCGGCCCGCTGCTCGCGTTCTGGCTCGGCGGAATGGCGATAAGCGTTGTTCTGGCGGCCGGTGTGCTCTTTGGTTTGCGCGACGTCGCTGTGACGGCGATGCACCGAGTGCAACTCGCCGCGGCCACGACGACGGCAGCTCACATCCAGATCATGCTGGGTTCGTTGGCGTTGCTGGTCGCGGTCGCCGTAGTCGGTCTGTCGTCGCGCCGACGCACCCGACCGGGACTGGGGGCGCCCGGGCCATCACCCTCGGCCTTCGCAAGAATGTCGACGCGCGCGAACCATGCGTTAGAGACGAGGCCACTGGGCGTTGCGTTCGCACTCGGGATGGGAATGCTGGTGGACTTCCGGTTCCTGGCGGCGCTCACCGCGATCCTGGCCTCAGACGCGGCAATGCGGGTGCAGGTCGGCGCTGCCGGGGTGTACACCCTGATCGCACTGGCGTTTGTCGAACTTCCCCTGATCAGTCAATTCGCGGCTCCGGCCAGGACCGACCGTGTCATGGCCGCGGTGAATCAGTGGGCGAAGGCCCGCCGGCAACAGGTTTCCGCCGCCGTCATCGCCCTGCTCGGAGCCTTCTTGATGAGCCGCGGCCTCGGTCACGCCTGA